In Rhizobium sp. N324, a single genomic region encodes these proteins:
- a CDS encoding SpoIIE family protein phosphatase, giving the protein MGGRSLKRPAGIGFRAKFILVVGGAVLFDLLVSGGLALWNVQRLSRDATLEVGQGLEAASQEYIRTYADSTASQVSLLLRQVHSDVSTLAGVLQAQIDDPARNADVGAAIARTSPGSVSLSYDPQGKWSQNAPGSVSVVSVWGYLLGQDRQPRPDVESDIRTSAVLDLVAPSLLQHGASKLQMYYIGSKERPIFRTAPYTDQAQTFDRLYPGHNEANFWDFFFPGLYESWQGWAKDMKTRPVADDITQTAPYTDAITGKLIVSFFHPLWTADRQDVAGTAGADITLDQLAQTVENVKVAQSGFGFLAMSDGNVVAINSTGEKTLGLRSASDASGTGVTGLERSLKGSSQPAIAKLALDREQGIQHLLLQQDGNEVPYIAIVKKLPATNLWVSGPVRQEAMLLGVVVPEREIDASLYAAQAKISEATNRIVLYQILAILMSLLIVTIAVFAASKRITSGISALAGAAKRIQAKDYSVRVAISSKDEVGEAGEAFNRMAEEISYHTENLEQLVEERTAQIEDAKEEISTLNAQLQRENRRLGTELAVAERIQLMVLPLDQELEDFQALEIAAYMRPAEEVGGDYYDVLKNGSRLKIGIGDVTGHGLESGVLMLMVQSVARALQEAGNTDAVEFLTNLNSALFKNIVRTKIDKHLTLAFLDYDGKEMILSGQHEEVVVVRANGEVERIDTMDLGIPIGLEADISAFIKTREIAFEKGDLILLHTDGVTEAENDAGELFGMDRLCCEAVRLRNLSAEKVVSEIVATLMLFIGSQKIYDDITLLAVRHR; this is encoded by the coding sequence ATGGGGGGACGATCACTGAAAAGACCGGCAGGAATAGGCTTTCGGGCAAAGTTCATCCTGGTCGTCGGCGGCGCCGTCCTCTTCGACCTGCTGGTCAGCGGCGGGCTGGCGCTTTGGAACGTTCAGAGGCTGTCGCGCGACGCAACGCTCGAGGTCGGCCAGGGTCTCGAAGCGGCAAGCCAGGAGTACATCCGCACCTATGCCGATTCGACCGCGTCCCAGGTGAGTTTGCTGCTGCGGCAGGTTCATAGCGACGTCAGTACGCTTGCCGGCGTGCTGCAGGCGCAGATCGACGATCCCGCGCGCAATGCGGACGTCGGCGCGGCAATCGCCCGCACATCTCCCGGCAGCGTCAGCCTTTCCTACGATCCGCAGGGGAAGTGGTCTCAGAACGCTCCGGGCTCGGTCTCGGTCGTCAGCGTTTGGGGGTACCTGCTCGGACAAGACCGGCAGCCAAGACCCGACGTCGAGAGCGATATCCGCACGAGCGCGGTTCTGGATCTTGTTGCGCCGAGCCTGCTGCAGCACGGTGCTTCGAAGCTGCAGATGTATTACATCGGCTCGAAAGAACGGCCGATCTTCAGAACGGCGCCCTATACCGACCAGGCCCAGACATTCGACCGCCTTTATCCCGGCCATAACGAGGCCAATTTCTGGGACTTCTTTTTCCCCGGACTTTACGAATCCTGGCAGGGCTGGGCCAAGGATATGAAGACGCGGCCGGTCGCCGACGACATCACCCAGACAGCGCCCTATACGGACGCCATTACCGGCAAGCTGATCGTCAGTTTCTTTCATCCCTTATGGACAGCCGACAGGCAAGATGTCGCAGGCACCGCCGGCGCCGATATCACGCTCGACCAGCTGGCGCAGACGGTTGAAAATGTCAAAGTCGCCCAATCCGGCTTCGGCTTTCTCGCCATGTCCGACGGCAATGTCGTCGCGATCAACAGCACGGGCGAAAAAACCCTCGGCCTGCGTTCCGCAAGCGATGCCAGCGGAACCGGCGTGACCGGCCTGGAGCGCTCGCTGAAGGGCAGCTCCCAGCCGGCGATCGCCAAACTGGCCCTCGACCGCGAACAGGGCATCCAGCACCTGCTGTTGCAGCAGGACGGCAACGAGGTTCCCTATATCGCCATCGTGAAGAAACTGCCTGCGACCAATCTCTGGGTCAGTGGCCCGGTTCGCCAAGAGGCGATGCTGCTTGGGGTGGTCGTACCCGAGCGCGAAATCGATGCCTCGCTTTATGCCGCCCAGGCCAAGATTTCCGAAGCGACGAACCGGATCGTCCTCTACCAAATTCTGGCGATCCTGATGTCGCTGCTGATCGTGACGATCGCGGTCTTTGCCGCATCGAAACGAATAACCAGCGGGATCAGCGCGCTGGCAGGTGCTGCCAAACGGATCCAGGCGAAGGATTATTCGGTCAGGGTGGCCATCTCGAGCAAGGATGAAGTCGGCGAGGCGGGTGAAGCCTTCAATCGCATGGCCGAAGAGATCAGCTATCACACCGAAAATCTCGAGCAGCTCGTCGAAGAGCGCACCGCTCAAATCGAAGATGCCAAGGAAGAGATTTCGACGCTGAACGCACAGCTGCAGCGAGAAAACAGACGTCTTGGAACCGAGCTCGCCGTCGCCGAAAGAATCCAGCTGATGGTGCTTCCGCTGGATCAGGAGCTCGAGGACTTTCAGGCGCTCGAGATCGCCGCCTATATGAGACCTGCGGAAGAGGTCGGCGGCGATTATTACGACGTCTTGAAGAACGGCAGCCGGCTGAAGATCGGCATCGGCGACGTCACCGGACACGGGCTGGAAAGCGGCGTGTTGATGCTGATGGTTCAGTCCGTCGCCCGCGCCCTGCAGGAAGCCGGCAACACCGATGCCGTGGAATTTCTGACAAATCTGAACAGCGCCCTGTTTAAGAACATCGTCAGGACGAAAATCGATAAGCACCTCACCCTGGCGTTTCTTGACTACGACGGAAAAGAGATGATCCTGTCGGGACAACACGAGGAAGTTGTCGTCGTCAGGGCGAATGGCGAGGTCGAACGCATAGACACCATGGATCTGGGCATACCGATTGGGCTGGAGGCCGATATCTCAGCCTTCATCAAAACCCGTGAAATCGCGTTCGAAAAGGGGGATCTCATACTCTTGCATACGGATGGCGTCACGGAAGCCGAAAACGACGCCGGAGAATTGTTCGGCATGGACCGGCTGTGCTGCGAAGCCGTTCGCCTGAGGAATCTGAGCGCTGAGAAAGTCGTTTCCGAAATCGTCGCGACACTCATGCTCTTTATCGGATCGCAGAAAATCTACGACGACATCACGCTTCTCGCAGTACGGCATAGGTGA
- a CDS encoding slr1658 superfamily regulator, with protein sequence MAPTVFGIESLTDISLDSGTRLTLTDGPLQLGWKHSGMTADFIAEVMALPFSRSRKDYMQAHHDIGYLSNELIENAVKFRQPGEILIEAGISEGSFLIRVQNTIDGATASRFQQLLHRLQSKDPGELLLEQIETNAISSASGSGLGLLTLLSDYDAKMAWAFDENNGEHIILTTTAAVAMPPSSNP encoded by the coding sequence ATGGCGCCAACGGTATTCGGCATCGAATCTCTGACTGACATAAGCTTGGATTCGGGCACGCGCCTCACCTTAACCGATGGACCGCTTCAGCTTGGATGGAAGCACTCGGGCATGACGGCCGACTTCATCGCCGAGGTCATGGCGCTACCCTTTTCACGGTCGAGAAAAGACTACATGCAGGCGCATCATGATATCGGCTACCTCAGCAACGAGCTGATCGAAAACGCCGTCAAGTTTCGTCAGCCCGGCGAGATCCTCATTGAAGCCGGCATATCCGAAGGAAGCTTCCTGATACGAGTGCAGAACACCATCGACGGCGCGACAGCCTCGCGCTTTCAGCAACTGCTGCATCGCCTGCAATCGAAAGATCCCGGGGAACTTCTCCTTGAGCAAATCGAAACCAACGCCATATCGTCTGCAAGCGGTTCGGGCTTGGGTTTGCTGACCCTTCTCAGCGACTACGACGCAAAAATGGCATGGGCATTCGACGAAAATAATGGTGAACATATCATACTGACGACGACCGCAGCCGTGGCGATGCCGCCCTCCTCCAATCCGTGA
- a CDS encoding slr1659 superfamily regulator, translating to MEISDENFRVWAEQNEVYFDGVFRLAGPDAYAPIYSLISALLHDGHKQVTFNLTGLEFLNSSGINLLAKLTIEARKMGDLLLVVKGTHQYPWQAKSLPNLKKLHPLLDLRLA from the coding sequence ATGGAAATCAGCGACGAAAACTTCCGTGTATGGGCGGAACAAAACGAAGTCTATTTCGACGGCGTCTTCCGTCTGGCAGGACCGGACGCCTATGCGCCGATCTATTCGTTGATCTCAGCTCTGCTCCACGACGGGCACAAACAGGTGACGTTCAATCTGACCGGCCTCGAATTCCTCAATTCCTCCGGCATAAATCTCCTGGCCAAATTGACCATCGAAGCCAGAAAAATGGGTGACCTGCTGCTCGTCGTCAAAGGCACGCATCAATACCCCTGGCAAGCCAAATCCCTTCCAAACCTGAAGAAGCTGCATCCGCTTCTCGATTTGCGCCTGGCGTGA
- a CDS encoding sialate O-acetylesterase, which produces MRKTVAVGLAALIALYFVGGVSARHEVFPWPQLSALRKMVVAEKAAAPSRYTFDDKERLIGDESKTPVACPAQTDRTAVLLLLGQSNAANDGGQRHRSNYGARVVNAFDQRCFIAASPLLGSTDTKGEYWTLLGNELIASGQNDRVILAPLAYSGSEVARWAAGGDLNSVLVETMKQLQDSGYRVTSVLWVQGEKDLVIGTTAEAYREYFLSMVDTLRQHGVEAPVYISIASKCLEPSNGGFKEHIADNAIVRAQLALSKSGHGIQEGVNSDALLDGDDRYDDCHIGGNGAEKLSRAWLNLLRGDHLATSR; this is translated from the coding sequence ATGCGCAAAACGGTAGCAGTCGGCCTGGCCGCCTTGATCGCATTATATTTTGTCGGCGGCGTGAGCGCGAGACATGAGGTCTTTCCCTGGCCGCAGCTTTCGGCGCTGAGGAAAATGGTTGTCGCAGAGAAGGCAGCGGCTCCAAGCCGGTATACTTTCGACGACAAGGAGCGACTCATCGGGGATGAATCAAAAACGCCTGTGGCCTGCCCGGCTCAAACGGATCGCACGGCTGTCTTGCTGCTTCTTGGCCAATCGAACGCGGCCAACGACGGTGGACAACGGCACCGGTCAAATTATGGCGCTCGCGTCGTAAACGCTTTTGACCAACGGTGCTTCATCGCGGCGTCGCCGCTTCTTGGATCGACCGATACCAAGGGAGAGTACTGGACGCTTCTCGGGAACGAATTGATCGCGTCGGGACAAAATGACAGGGTCATCCTCGCACCGCTCGCATATTCCGGATCCGAGGTCGCCCGATGGGCGGCAGGCGGCGACCTCAATTCCGTGCTGGTCGAAACCATGAAACAGCTTCAGGACTCCGGCTATCGGGTAACAAGCGTCCTCTGGGTGCAAGGAGAGAAAGACCTCGTTATCGGCACGACTGCGGAGGCCTATCGGGAATATTTCCTGTCGATGGTCGACACATTGCGTCAGCACGGCGTCGAGGCACCCGTTTACATTTCGATCGCATCGAAATGCCTCGAACCGAGCAACGGCGGCTTCAAGGAGCATATTGCAGACAATGCGATCGTACGGGCGCAACTGGCCCTGTCAAAAAGCGGCCATGGTATTCAAGAGGGCGTAAATTCCGACGCGCTGCTCGATGGCGACGACCGCTACGACGATTGCCATATCGGGGGCAATGGCGCGGAGAAATTGTCGCGGGCTTGGCTGAACCTTCTGCGCGGCGATCACCTGGCAACCTCGCGATAG
- a CDS encoding RNA ligase, whose product MAKINSEGDKSEKMNDPIHPARQIPFPDLIAGLKRAQGLGHVHRRPNATNTLQLYIYTPRCVYEDGWDQFALIARGLIVDEGAGRVVATPFPKFFNVGERHGEVPDLPFEAFEKLDGSLIIVFNDAGRWHAATKGAFDSEQALWAQARLDAHDLSGLSPDTTYLFEAVYPENRMVVRYAEPAMVMLAAYHASGLEVTYDEVRKTSQALGWRAAERHEFGNMADMMLHTATLPRDNEGFVVRFTDGLRLKLKGSEYRRIHALISRCTPLALWEAMAAGDDMAAIRRDLPEEFWSDFDNIVLLLTKEYAAMERKVAELAASVAHLSDKELGLTLNSLPVDVGPYVFGLRKAGAIVGKSRDALMRSIRPTGNVLPGYQPSYAMGRVIDEATS is encoded by the coding sequence TTGGCCAAAATTAATTCTGAAGGCGATAAAAGTGAAAAGATGAACGACCCGATACACCCTGCACGCCAAATCCCGTTTCCCGACCTTATCGCTGGCTTGAAGCGAGCCCAGGGGCTCGGCCATGTCCATCGCCGTCCGAACGCAACTAATACTTTGCAGCTCTACATCTATACGCCCCGGTGCGTATATGAGGATGGTTGGGATCAGTTTGCGCTGATCGCTCGCGGTCTCATTGTGGACGAGGGCGCTGGTCGAGTCGTTGCCACGCCGTTTCCGAAGTTTTTCAATGTCGGCGAGCGGCATGGCGAAGTACCAGATCTGCCGTTTGAGGCGTTCGAAAAGCTCGATGGTAGTCTGATAATCGTGTTCAATGATGCTGGCCGATGGCACGCAGCCACCAAAGGCGCGTTCGACTCCGAGCAGGCCCTATGGGCTCAAGCACGCTTGGATGCCCACGATCTCTCCGGTCTGTCGCCGGATACGACATATCTGTTCGAGGCGGTATATCCGGAAAACAGAATGGTCGTGCGATATGCGGAGCCTGCCATGGTGATGTTGGCGGCCTACCACGCTTCAGGTCTTGAAGTAACCTACGACGAGGTTCGAAAGACCAGCCAAGCGTTAGGATGGCGTGCGGCCGAACGCCATGAGTTCGGGAATATGGCGGACATGATGCTCCATACTGCAACGCTCCCACGCGACAACGAGGGATTTGTCGTTAGATTCACAGATGGCTTGCGCCTCAAACTCAAAGGCTCCGAGTACCGGCGTATCCATGCATTGATCTCACGCTGCACGCCATTGGCACTGTGGGAAGCAATGGCCGCTGGGGACGACATGGCCGCGATTCGTCGTGATTTGCCGGAAGAGTTTTGGAGCGATTTTGACAACATCGTACTCCTGCTGACGAAGGAATACGCGGCGATGGAAAGGAAGGTCGCTGAACTGGCAGCATCTGTCGCCCATCTTTCCGACAAAGAGTTGGGATTGACGCTCAATTCACTGCCTGTTGACGTGGGTCCTTACGTTTTTGGCTTGCGAAAAGCAGGTGCAATCGTAGGCAAGTCCCGAGACGCGTTGATGCGTTCCATCAGACCCACCGGCAATGTGTTGCCAGGTTACCAGCCGTCATATGCCATGGGGCGTGTGATTGATGAGGCAACATCGTAG
- the gcvA gene encoding transcriptional regulator GcvA → MADQLPPLQTLRAFEATARRLSMTGAADELHLTHGAVSRQIKALEVHLGVPLFRRLTRKIELTEAGASFFSTVTRLLSELAREAESIRSRSDTTRLVVSSGISFASKWLTPRLHRLMAQYPDLDVHLEVTDTWVDFTKSQVDVALRYGAGVYPAATAERIMNETVSPVCAPSYLDRVGGLSDPADLAKCQLIHEIGMTTTWERWFALVGLPYSKTRGPGYSHGSMSIEAAIRGEGVALGRSVLVAEDLAQGRLVALFPKARLDVEWGYDLVYRTGNGDHPKVKAFRNWVVGEVQAAT, encoded by the coding sequence ATGGCCGATCAACTCCCTCCATTACAAACCCTTCGCGCCTTCGAGGCGACGGCGCGACGGCTTTCCATGACAGGAGCGGCCGATGAGCTGCACCTGACGCACGGGGCAGTCAGCCGACAGATCAAGGCGCTGGAAGTCCATCTGGGGGTTCCGCTCTTCCGCCGTCTGACTCGAAAGATCGAGTTGACCGAAGCCGGCGCGTCCTTCTTCAGCACCGTGACGCGGCTACTGTCCGAGCTTGCCCGCGAGGCGGAGTCTATCCGAAGCCGCAGCGATACAACGCGTCTCGTGGTCAGTTCCGGCATCTCTTTCGCCAGCAAGTGGCTGACGCCCCGTCTTCACAGGCTGATGGCGCAATACCCTGATTTAGATGTGCATCTGGAAGTGACGGACACCTGGGTGGATTTCACAAAGAGCCAGGTCGATGTTGCTCTCCGCTATGGAGCGGGCGTTTATCCCGCAGCGACGGCCGAGCGCATCATGAACGAGACGGTGTCGCCGGTATGCGCCCCGTCATATCTCGATCGGGTGGGCGGGCTTTCCGATCCCGCCGATCTAGCCAAATGCCAGCTCATTCATGAGATCGGCATGACCACGACTTGGGAGCGGTGGTTCGCGTTGGTGGGATTGCCCTATTCAAAAACACGCGGCCCGGGATACAGCCACGGCAGCATGTCCATCGAAGCTGCCATTCGAGGCGAAGGCGTCGCACTCGGACGAAGCGTGTTGGTCGCCGAAGACCTTGCCCAAGGGCGCCTCGTTGCCCTGTTCCCGAAAGCCAGGCTGGACGTCGAGTGGGGCTATGATCTCGTCTATCGAACGGGAAATGGGGACCACCCGAAAGTCAAAGCATTCCGGAACTGGGTCGTGGGCGAGGTTCAGGCGGCGACATAG
- a CDS encoding DMT family transporter: MLLLAVMWGLSIPITKLGLETVPPLMFTAMRFLVAVPLLLILASGRLRVPLRAVPSIIALGVMGITLGNVAQSFGVQGTSASVGTIVSATIPIFIVIFAAFRLGQPVAGRHWVGLLAAFGGIALVAVGSGSGVDDLSKTTVTGVAWMLASAVAIAFYYIWSAELTDRYGILPVAAWNALAGLVTILPLAAIEMANSPYQLTVQALWTAVYLGVMVTVAGLLLWLYILRVVPARVAASVQYLQPVFGIAAASLMFGDRLGVLFVAGVIVILVGLALAVSNKRSVPEGVVTHA; the protein is encoded by the coding sequence ATGCTGCTGCTTGCCGTGATGTGGGGGCTTTCGATCCCGATAACGAAGCTCGGCCTGGAAACGGTCCCACCATTGATGTTTACGGCGATGCGCTTCCTCGTCGCTGTTCCCTTGCTGCTCATCCTGGCAAGCGGTCGCCTTCGGGTGCCGCTCCGGGCCGTGCCAAGCATCATCGCTCTTGGGGTGATGGGCATCACGCTCGGCAATGTCGCCCAGTCGTTCGGGGTGCAGGGAACGTCGGCGTCCGTCGGCACCATCGTCTCGGCGACGATACCCATCTTCATCGTGATCTTTGCCGCATTCCGGCTTGGTCAGCCTGTCGCCGGCAGGCACTGGGTCGGACTTCTCGCTGCCTTCGGGGGCATTGCTCTGGTAGCCGTCGGAAGCGGCTCGGGCGTCGACGATCTGTCGAAGACAACGGTGACAGGGGTCGCCTGGATGCTGGCTTCGGCGGTCGCAATTGCCTTCTACTACATTTGGAGCGCGGAACTGACGGACAGGTACGGCATCTTGCCGGTTGCGGCTTGGAACGCGCTGGCGGGGCTCGTCACGATCCTGCCCCTAGCGGCTATCGAGATGGCAAACTCGCCATACCAGCTCACCGTTCAGGCGCTTTGGACAGCCGTCTATCTTGGTGTCATGGTGACGGTCGCGGGGCTGTTGCTGTGGCTCTACATTCTTCGCGTTGTCCCTGCCCGCGTCGCGGCAAGTGTCCAATATCTTCAACCCGTATTCGGGATCGCCGCTGCGTCGCTCATGTTCGGCGATCGACTGGGCGTTTTGTTCGTTGCAGGCGTGATCGTGATTCTGGTTGGCTTGGCTCTCGCGGTGTCGAACAAGCGGTCCGTTCCGGAAGGAGTGGTCACGCACGCGTAA
- a CDS encoding GFA family protein, whose product MERIEMEVSGGCQCGAVRYHATAMFDNSHLCHCRMCQKASGNLFAALVAAPDDVLTWTRGKPGIWKSSELVERGFCADCGTPLFFHHLENGRTNLMIGSLDDPNLFPPHANTCTENMVAWFDTITSIENTGATETNGADWAAAIKQSNNQHPDHDAGSWAVRARDG is encoded by the coding sequence ATGGAGCGCATCGAGATGGAGGTGAGCGGCGGCTGCCAGTGCGGTGCCGTGCGCTATCACGCAACCGCGATGTTCGACAATTCGCATCTCTGCCATTGCCGCATGTGCCAGAAAGCCTCGGGCAACCTCTTTGCCGCGCTCGTCGCTGCGCCCGATGATGTGCTCACCTGGACTCGCGGCAAGCCGGGCATCTGGAAGAGTTCGGAGCTTGTCGAGCGCGGCTTCTGCGCCGATTGCGGCACGCCCTTGTTTTTCCACCACCTCGAAAATGGCCGCACCAACCTGATGATCGGCTCGCTCGACGACCCAAACCTCTTCCCGCCGCATGCCAATACCTGCACCGAGAACATGGTGGCATGGTTCGATACGATCACGAGCATCGAAAATACCGGCGCGACCGAAACCAACGGCGCCGACTGGGCCGCGGCCATCAAGCAGAGCAACAACCAGCACCCCGATCACGATGCCGGCTCATGGGCGGTGAGGGCGCGTGACGGCTGA
- a CDS encoding IS1182 family transposase has product MMVGDDLFEGLPVHGARRSAQVGRGAARMREPVRDQIELRAVDIDSLIGQDHAVRVIWNYVEGLDLSTLEDRIKAREHRPGHPPISPRLLLALWLYASSDGVGSARALERQCGSHDVYRWLCGGVSVNYHTLSDFRVGCADLLDRLLAEHLAALAGAGLVTLDCLAQDGVRVRASAGAASFGRKATLDRHLSIAEAVVDQLKHEVDARSDASTRRIEAARERAARERGERLRAAQVALDEIERHRQAREEKRGNGKKPKEPRASSTDAQARVMKMADGGFRPGYNVQVASTAGEQFVVGLEVTNAGSDRGLMRPMLERLRALSGHLPRRYLADGGFGSAEDIEWAHGEGVEVFCPPTQSKHGTDPFLPRRGDGPGVSAWRARMASEAGKAQYKPRSICECVHARWRNWNLRQLTVRGIEKVQAVVLCYALTNNILQGHRLAKG; this is encoded by the coding sequence ATGATGGTGGGCGACGACCTGTTCGAAGGATTGCCGGTGCATGGAGCGCGGCGAAGTGCTCAGGTGGGACGCGGAGCGGCGCGCATGCGTGAGCCGGTGCGCGATCAGATCGAGTTGCGTGCCGTCGATATCGACAGCTTGATCGGCCAGGATCATGCGGTGCGGGTCATTTGGAACTATGTCGAGGGACTGGATCTGAGCACGCTCGAAGATCGGATCAAGGCGCGTGAGCACCGGCCAGGCCATCCACCGATTTCGCCACGGCTTTTGCTGGCGCTGTGGCTCTATGCCAGCAGCGACGGCGTCGGCAGCGCGCGGGCGCTGGAACGGCAGTGCGGGAGCCACGACGTCTATCGCTGGCTGTGCGGCGGTGTCTCGGTGAACTATCACACACTGTCGGATTTTCGGGTTGGTTGCGCCGATTTGCTCGACCGGCTGCTTGCCGAGCATCTGGCGGCGCTTGCCGGTGCCGGCCTCGTCACTCTCGATTGTCTGGCGCAGGATGGCGTGCGGGTCCGGGCAAGCGCGGGTGCGGCCTCGTTCGGCCGCAAAGCGACGCTTGATCGGCATCTTTCCATTGCCGAGGCGGTTGTGGATCAGCTCAAGCACGAGGTCGATGCGCGTTCGGATGCCAGCACTCGGCGCATCGAGGCGGCCAGGGAGCGGGCGGCGCGCGAGCGCGGCGAGCGGCTCAGAGCAGCCCAGGTCGCTCTTGACGAGATCGAGCGCCATCGCCAGGCGCGCGAAGAAAAGCGCGGCAATGGCAAAAAGCCGAAGGAGCCGCGCGCCTCCAGCACGGATGCACAGGCGCGGGTGATGAAGATGGCCGACGGCGGCTTCCGCCCGGGTTATAATGTGCAGGTTGCGAGCACGGCCGGTGAGCAGTTCGTGGTCGGGCTCGAGGTGACCAATGCCGGCTCCGATCGCGGCCTCATGCGGCCGATGCTGGAGCGGTTGCGCGCGCTAAGCGGCCATCTGCCGCGGCGCTATCTCGCCGATGGCGGCTTTGGCAGCGCTGAAGATATCGAGTGGGCGCACGGCGAAGGGGTTGAGGTCTTTTGTCCGCCCACTCAGTCCAAGCACGGAACCGATCCCTTCTTGCCGCGCCGCGGCGACGGTCCGGGTGTGTCGGCCTGGCGGGCCCGCATGGCAAGCGAGGCGGGCAAGGCTCAGTACAAACCCCGATCGATCTGCGAATGCGTCCATGCCCGCTGGCGCAACTGGAATCTGCGACAATTGACGGTGCGCGGCATCGAAAAGGTCCAGGCCGTCGTGCTCTGCTACGCACTCACCAACAATATCTTGCAAGGCCATCGGCTTGCCAAGGGCTGA